The genomic interval TAGAGGCCTTGAAACTCTGTGTCATATCACTTAACGTATCTCCAGCATTTTTCACCACTTCCTTAACCCTATGGACATTTCTGTTATGGTCCAGGGCTGCCAGTTGCGTGCGTGCTACCATAGAGTCCATGAAGAAATGTAATGACTTTGGACGATACTTAAGGCAAGTGGTACGATAGATCTCTAACTCTCCTGCGTGACATAGGAAAGACAATTCTTTTATGTCCTTTAGCAGATTGGTATTTTCTACAATTTTTTTCAGTTCTTCATGGGCAACCGAACCTTCCTCCAACCAGTTTGTATTGTTCACCACTTCTTTAGGGAGCGGAGGATGATGACACGCTTTGCAGTCACTATCACTGTCCCACCTGTGAACATTGGCGACATGCTGAATAACCGATTTCCATTTCTGGATCAATAAATCAGGGTTATTACAACATGTGCAAGAGCTCCACCAAATATGGTTTTTGATGGCCTCCACCCACTGATATAGGATTTCACAGTCTTTATGTTTGGCTGCCATTAAAACCTCATTGCCAATTGATTTGGATAAATGCCACAGATCAAATTTATGTGCGATACCTGGATACTCGTCCTTAAGAATTTCTTGAATAGCAATACTTCGGTCAGTGACGACCATCTTCACTTTGGCATTCATAGTCTGGAGTTCACCCATTGCCTTCTGAAATCCTACTTTTTCTAGCCCTTCCAATGTCACTTGTGGAGTAACCGGCTCCACCGATAATGAACAGATTTTTTTACTAGCCACGTCCATCAAGGAGTATATAGAATACTTAGCAGAAAATCCAGGATTGTCCAATTGTCGATCTCCTGCCAAGCAAAGTGGTCTTTCCTGGACACTTCGTATGACGGCCTTTTGTTCCTCCCTCCAGTGATGTCTAATGGCCGGATACAGGTACATAGATTGATGTCTGTAATAGGAAGCTTTGTCTATGGATTTCACATTCAGCAATTTAAACATATGTTGGGATTTCACAAAACTAGAACCACTACATAGCACTGCGGCCGATAACAGAACATTTCCCAATGGTTCATATCCATGTCTTGGCTGGCTTTCCCACAGTAAACTTGTATGACCAGACCGGCAACGAACTTCTATTGACAAATAGGATCCAATGGTTTCCTTTCTGTATTGTGTAAGTGGTGACGTACATTTGGTTTTGGACATACATGGGATCATCATTATCAGTTTTTTGAGACAGGAATCAAAAACAATATACTTTTCTTCTTCTACAGGATTCTCCACTGGTGAATCCAAGTCCTGGAAGACCTGCTTTACGTCATCTTCATCTTCTCCATCACTTGGCACTAAGAATGATTCATCCTCATCCTCACTCAGTTCATTGACATGGAACGAGAAGTCACTTGGGTCTTCTGGTTCCTCATCAGTCTGCATGGCCGATGTTTCCCATGAAGTTGGATTTCCACAAACTGGAGATACTGGTTTATTTGGTATGAAGGAAATATGTTGTGATACAAAGTCAATGATATTTTGTGAAGGAGTAGAAATTGGACATTGATCCTCTTCTGTTTTTATGTTGGTTTCCATTTTCAGTTTACTGTTAACATCTGGTGTTGTGAAGGAACCTCTGGAAGCTGCTGGGAATAAGACGTCTTCGTTCTCTTTTTTAATGGAGATTACTTGTCCGATATCGGTAGACGTAGGTGCAGATACATCTACTTCAGAATCTGGAAAGTACTCAACTTTGACAAGATTTAAATTAAAAGATTCCAAGTCATAGCCCGGGTCGTTGTCATCGTCACTTGACCCGGAAGAGCTGCAGTCAGTAAATCCTCCATCTTCTGGGTTACCAGTGGAAACAGTTCCACGTGAGTTCTTAGTTCGCTTGCTTGGTACTAACAAGGTGCACATAGTTTTACGATGTTTTGTGGCTATTTTAGTTTGCGTTTGCATATTTCTTGTCCTTTGGTATGGGTCAGTGGAAATACAGCAACTTCTCCGATTTGTGATAAAATCAGTGTTAACACCTTTGTCGACCATTAAAGGCCTCAGACCCATTGGTTTAACCAGTGATGTGCTGCTTGCTAGAAAAATAGCTTTATTTGTATTAGCAGATGTTTGGCTGACGCAATGGTTAGACACAACACTTGGGCTAGACGAGGGTGCAGTGGTGGGTCTGGAGGACGCCGTTTTCTCTTCCAACTTTCTTTTCTTGGATGTCGGCTGGGAATTGGGGATGGCAGCTTGAGAAGTAGGCACTGTAAGGGGAATATGGACAACAGATGTAGGGGGCGCTTGCTGTGTCACACTAGATGATGTTGATGAGGTAGTGGATGGAGTTTTGGGGCTTACAGGTATAGCTTCTTGCCTAGATGGAGTATCCAAAGTCAAGTCAGCTTTTTGGAGAGCAGCAGAAGAATCAACATGTTGGGGAACCAAAGAGGTTTGCTGAAGCGTGGATTGCGAGGATATCTTTGGATGACCAGCAGGATTTTTAATACAATACGTATGTACTACATCCGAGAAAGGTagattctggctctctgcaggtAGCGCAGATGGGATGCGTTGGCCACTAGAGGAGCTCGATGGCCATGACACAGGTGAAATATCTGTTGAAACTGCAGATGGTTTTATTGAATCGAAAATAGTTGGGACCGCATCCTTTCTTAAAGTCCTACGGTGGCCATCATAGTGGTAACAGTCATGTGTAAAGTGCAAGGAACATATTCTATAGGTGTCATATACCTTTCCTAGATATACTTTCTCAACCATTTGGTCAATGTCGGCACCGTATTGTCCTGACTGTTGCAGCCAATGCTTGATTCTTTCAGGTTCTTTTGGAAAGCAGTGAAGAGTTACGGAAGCATCGCCCTTCTTCCATCTGAAACCACAGCCGCGAACAACACAGCCTGGCATGGTGAGGTTCCTacataacaaaagaaaaaacaagaaaaaacagtACAACAAGCAGTGAGGTGAAGTACTAAAATATAGGTTAAAATGCGATGACATTGAAGACAGTGACAATAATACATATATAGGTCATACTGTGAGTCAAAATATGGCAAAACAGaaacaaatgcatttggtattaaagggattttattgtGCAATTGTAGTATAAGGTTGGTGTAGTCATAATCCTACTGACCCACATAATAAAGGCAGCGCTTTAAAAGGGGGTAAACTCTCAAGTAGGGTGCAAGACTATCGAAAAACACTAAGGTGATGCAGCACTCGATGGATGAATAAACTTGGGACATCGATCTGGggatagaaaacccctttaaggctgatgcCTCACATTGAGGAAACAAagcttttatttgttgcagattttgttgtgttttttttgagccaaagccaagaatggctacagattgAAAAGGAAGTCTATGGAAAGCTTTTATAGTTCTACCTTTTGCTGAATACAcacctggctttggatcaaaaaaatgcaacaaaacctgcatccaaaaaagctgcatttccgcaacgtggggcctcagcctaaaactcaTCCACTACACTGCAATTCTACATCGCAGTGGGTTACCCACCGCCGATTTTGCAGTGGATATGCCACATGTGTCCCCAGACTTAGTCAGTTATATGTACACCAGAAATGGTGCCACTGAAAATAAGAATCACTCGGCAATCTACATATGAGGAATAACACTATGTAACTTGCTGTCTGGAATTTCTAGCAGCTTTCCCCAGCGCAGGCTCCATCTCCAATTCTCGGTTCTCCTAATCTGTTGGTTgaagactagctgctatgatgtccCCTGTTCATCTAACTCATTCCCCATCAGCAGGATATATAGGACATTAAAGAGAAGTGCTGACCTgcattgatgtgaataaagcaataggggtgagatagaaacttgaTATTTATCTGCATTAGCCACTGCCggggtctcttctctctcactcgaCTTCTATGTAATCTTATACTCTGTGAGACCAGTCAGTCTTTTTCTAGCAAGATAGTCTAAGCAAATATTTTGGTGAATGTCAATTTAGTAGGGAGGGGagcaagaaaatattttttttttctcagataaCATAaatgacaaagtttcttatatttacatcCGCTATTGACCTATGTAGTGgttgatagggttgagcgatcgtgtaattccgaacacgatctttttaagtgggatcgagatcggtgattatttcccacaatgctttgctactggccaagtattgtgggaaaagctaacaatgttagccttcacactgagtatacgctccgctcatactgaacatagtgtatactcagtgtgaaggctccgctgcggttccataggaatgaatggaagcagccagcacacagccttaaccccctgcgtgccggctacaaccattcattctaatgggagactagctaacatctctagtagctacttacctgcagagatggctggtccggtgcccggtgatcttggtcttcttcgcctcgctgcccccacctccgaggttagtgttaaagagctaggaaaaaggcggggcttgtggcttaggagagtgtgggcgggtacagggcaggggagacgtgacgtctcccttcccagtacctgcccacactctcctaacctgggaggcggcggcgaagaagaacgagaacaccgggcaccggaccagccatctctgcaggtaagtggacaccaggggagactaagtagccagaggattaaaaaataaatcctctggctacttagtaattaaaaaaaaatcactacacagcgcaaattctaacaattaaagcgttcaattgttagattccatgctctatagtgaataggattgtttttaaaatccgatctccgattagtaaaaaaaatcccattgacttgcattgggatcgagatcgggttcgaatgaaaaatgatcggaaatcagatttcaaaatcgatcctgaaaagtcaagatcggctcaaccctagtggttgaCAAAATGTTAGTGATCATTTAAGAACTGGGTCAACtttaattttttctttctttgtgcCTTCTAAAAAGCCTAACTTTTTAATTTGTTCTTCAACATAGCTGTAAGAgggcttgtatttttttttttttattgtcaccatttaaaggggttttgtcattCCAGACAGATGGATGAGTGGCAACGACTGGGACcctcagcgatcgagaaaatgggAGCTTGAAAGTCCCCCTGcattctccatgtgaatgaaatgCAAGTGCGCCCCAATTCATTTATATGGGGCTTCCTAGACCACACTCTTTGGAAGACCCACAGAAAGAATGGCGTACCAGTTGGCAAGTATTTTGGTGCTTCATTCATCTGGAGGATACAGGAGTAATTTCACCTCAAATTTTCCTGAATGCTGGTGGTCCAAGCAGTCAGACCCTCAGTGATCTAAGACTTCTTCCATGTTTTCTGGATAAGGTACATGTGACTGTAATGACAAAAGTCCTTTTATTCCATATAATGCATTTATAAAACAATTCACAGGTTAcaggttacctttattctgtgagtTAATACGACTATGACGCTACCAAATTTGTAAAcatttctttgtgttgccatattctgactcaTAACTTCATCTATGGCAAAAGAAAAAAGTCATgtgagggttgtttttttttgggaggtcagctgtagtttttattggcgcTAACTTGCTCCTGCACCTTTAGAATGGTAGCAATTAACGCCTGATTTTCAggacataatctgggaataatagccaaaccagaataactcctccagaagaggattcttttattttttggaaGAGTTCTTCTgccttggctattattcccagattatctCCTAAGGCTTCTTTGAAAAGCATGCATCAATTTACAAGGAGCTATTGTCCAAAAAGTGGCGTTAGGAACAAGTTTCTTTTtatcaccaatgaggtcttaggctacattcatactaccgttgttaatgtctgttgctgtcatcagtCATAGGATAACAGCTatggacattaaagaggacctttcatggtttggggcacatgcagttctatataccgctggaaagccgacagtgcactgaattcagcgcactgtcggctttcccgatctgtgcccgtgtaaagagctagcggtgccgtgGCTCTTcacagttagaagggcgtttctgacactctgtcaggaacgtccttctccacagcagtgccaatagcgctgtacagtgtgagcagggaggaacgccccctcccctcctgataatacttgtctgtggacgagcactgtgagcagagggagggggcgttcctccccgctcacactgtacagcgctataggcgctactgtgcagaaggacgttcctgacagagtgtcagaaatgcccttctgactgtgaagagctacggtaccggcaccgctagctctttacacggggcacgtatcgggaaagccgacagtgcactgaattcagcgcactgtcggctttccagcggtgtataacaccgcatgtgcccaaatccatgaaaggtcctctttaattgtagcagagtgtctgttcccattgactcgaTTGTAATCAAGATGGTGgacactttcttccatcatgtttgcttACTTTTGTAACAAAAGCAAAAGTCCTGTATAAAGGTCTGTCTTATTCCAGAAAAGTAAACAAAGATGATGGACGAaaacttctgtcatgttttttacattggggtgaaaGCAGAcagacaagcaatggaggggggcttcaagcagctcttttctctccgtatgtttcgtgtggaaaccacacggaccccattatagtatatggagtctgtgggtttccttaggtaaccggtTTTTTTATACGTATAAGTTTCCTTTTGGGGTGTCTCCAAGTGGACTCGCTGAACGGTaaccccaacacagatgtgaaccgggtcttattGTAAGGATTGTTTACTCACTTCAATTCCAAATATCAGCTATCAAGCCTCTGATGATCAAACTGTGATAAGCGCGACATACAAGGAGAACGTCCAGCATATCCAACAGGAGCATCAGCGCTAGGAGAAATGAACACACATGGTGAGTACAAACAGTAACCAAAGATACAGAAGTATATTAAGTCATTAGTGTGATAAAATAGCCATGTCATGACGACAACTGATGACACTGATGGTAGCTATAAACCACATTTATAGTAAAGACAGCTGTATGCAAGGCATAACAGCCAATACAAGAGAGGAAGTAATACCGTACAACTATCTGGTGGGTTATACGTCAGACTAAGTAACACTCAGAGATGTAAAG from Leptodactylus fuscus isolate aLepFus1 chromosome 7, aLepFus1.hap2, whole genome shotgun sequence carries:
- the LOC142213204 gene encoding uncharacterized protein LOC142213204, which produces MPGCVVRGCGFRWKKGDASVTLHCFPKEPERIKHWLQQSGQYGADIDQMVEKVYLGKVYDTYRICSLHFTHDCYHYDGHRRTLRKDAVPTIFDSIKPSAVSTDISPVSWPSSSSSGQRIPSALPAESQNLPFSDVVHTYCIKNPAGHPKISSQSTLQQTSLVPQHVDSSAALQKADLTLDTPSRQEAIPVSPKTPSTTSSTSSSVTQQAPPTSVVHIPLTVPTSQAAIPNSQPTSKKRKLEEKTASSRPTTAPSSSPSVVSNHCVSQTSANTNKAIFLASSTSLVKPMGLRPLMVDKGVNTDFITNRRSCCISTDPYQRTRNMQTQTKIATKHRKTMCTLLVPSKRTKNSRGTVSTGNPEDGGFTDCSSSGSSDDDNDPGYDLESFNLNLVKVEYFPDSEVDVSAPTSTDIGQVISIKKENEDVLFPAASRGSFTTPDVNSKLKMETNIKTEEDQCPISTPSQNIIDFVSQHISFIPNKPVSPVCGNPTSWETSAMQTDEEPEDPSDFSFHVNELSEDEDESFLVPSDGEDEDDVKQVFQDLDSPVENPVEEEKYIVFDSCLKKLIMMIPCMSKTKCTSPLTQYRKETIGSYLSIEVRCRSGHTSLLWESQPRHGYEPLGNVLLSAAVLCSGSSFVKSQHMFKLLNVKSIDKASYYRHQSMYLYPAIRHHWREEQKAVIRSVQERPLCLAGDRQLDNPGFSAKYSIYSLMDVASKKICSLSVEPVTPQVTLEGLEKVGFQKAMGELQTMNAKVKMVVTDRSIAIQEILKDEYPGIAHKFDLWHLSKSIGNEVLMAAKHKDCEILYQWVEAIKNHIWWSSCTCCNNPDLLIQKWKSVIQHVANVHRWDSDSDCKACHHPPLPKEVVNNTNWLEEGSVAHEELKKIVENTNLLKDIKELSFLCHAGELEIYRTTCLKYRPKSLHFFMDSMVARTQLAALDHNRNVHRVKEVVKNAGDTLSDMTQSFKASKGQKSWIIKTLYEPGCQNFLFDIMNDVIALVKEEKTFQ